In the genome of Myxococcus stipitatus, one region contains:
- the dnaK gene encoding molecular chaperone DnaK, with product MAESEPLIGIDLGTTNSIVATVQDGQPVVIKNRTGQTLTPSVVAVSKNGKRLVGGIAKRQAITNPQETVYAAKRLIGRKFSSHEVQDALRTLPYEVVAGQHDDLRIRMGGRDLAVPELSAMILQELKADAEAHFGRPVSKAVVTVPAYFNDAQRQATKDAGRIAGLEVLRIINEPTAAALAYGFSRTVNGRVAVLDLGGGTFDVSVLEINQGVFDVVGTGGDTYLGGEDWDNRIIEWLVFGFAKEHGIDLRKDRMALQRLKDAAEKAKVELSSVRETQLNLPFISTPPGAGAALHLQAALSREKLEELTSDLAERVVGITTEVLGEAGVRASELKEVILVGGMSRMPKVVEAVRTYFRREPCKGVHPDEVVALGAAIQAHALVAQEGELLLLDVTPQSLGVAIAGGYVRRIIPKNTTVPTSATEVFATSKDFQRLVKIMVLQGEHEQAHQNELLGEFVLTGLREAPKGQVEIEVTFDINAEGIVSVSARDRETGLRQSITVTASSGLTEEELKRIMDEQRGYLMAARISEELKSKRVELDTLARDVMDALTRARLLPGGGGLAPDVVPRAEQVLEHARRVRAGEDTGALGRACELLAGCLASLKGAARGGMGS from the coding sequence ATGGCTGAGTCCGAACCTCTCATCGGCATCGACCTGGGGACGACGAACAGCATCGTCGCCACCGTCCAGGACGGGCAGCCGGTCGTCATCAAGAACCGCACGGGTCAGACGCTGACGCCCTCGGTGGTGGCGGTGTCGAAGAACGGCAAGCGCCTGGTGGGCGGCATCGCCAAGCGCCAGGCCATCACCAACCCGCAGGAGACGGTGTACGCGGCGAAGCGGCTCATCGGCCGGAAGTTCTCCTCGCACGAGGTGCAGGACGCGCTGCGCACGCTGCCCTACGAAGTGGTGGCGGGACAGCACGACGACCTGCGCATCCGCATGGGGGGCAGGGACCTGGCCGTCCCCGAGCTCAGCGCCATGATCCTCCAGGAGCTGAAGGCGGACGCGGAGGCTCACTTCGGCCGGCCGGTGAGCAAGGCCGTCGTCACGGTGCCGGCGTACTTCAACGACGCCCAGCGGCAGGCCACCAAGGACGCGGGGCGCATCGCGGGTCTGGAGGTGCTGCGCATCATCAACGAGCCCACCGCGGCGGCGCTCGCGTATGGCTTCAGCCGCACGGTGAACGGCCGTGTCGCGGTGTTGGACCTGGGTGGTGGCACCTTCGACGTGTCGGTGCTGGAGATCAACCAGGGCGTCTTCGACGTCGTGGGCACCGGCGGCGACACGTACCTGGGCGGCGAGGACTGGGACAACCGCATCATCGAGTGGCTCGTCTTCGGCTTCGCGAAGGAGCACGGCATCGACCTGCGCAAGGACCGCATGGCCTTGCAGCGGCTCAAGGACGCGGCGGAGAAGGCCAAGGTGGAGCTGTCCAGCGTCCGCGAGACGCAGCTCAACCTGCCGTTCATCAGCACGCCTCCAGGCGCCGGCGCCGCGCTGCACCTGCAGGCCGCGCTGTCGCGGGAGAAGCTGGAGGAGCTGACGTCGGACCTGGCCGAGCGCGTGGTGGGCATCACCACGGAGGTGCTCGGAGAAGCGGGCGTGCGCGCGTCGGAGCTGAAGGAAGTCATCCTGGTGGGCGGCATGTCGCGCATGCCCAAGGTCGTCGAGGCGGTGCGCACCTACTTCCGCCGCGAGCCCTGCAAGGGGGTCCACCCGGACGAGGTGGTGGCCCTGGGCGCGGCGATTCAAGCGCATGCGCTGGTGGCCCAGGAGGGCGAGCTGCTGCTGCTGGACGTCACGCCGCAGAGCCTCGGGGTGGCCATCGCCGGTGGCTACGTGCGGCGCATCATCCCGAAGAACACGACGGTGCCCACGTCCGCCACGGAGGTGTTCGCGACGTCGAAGGACTTCCAGCGACTGGTGAAGATCATGGTGCTCCAGGGCGAGCACGAGCAGGCGCACCAGAACGAGCTGCTGGGGGAGTTCGTCCTCACGGGCCTTCGCGAGGCGCCGAAGGGGCAGGTCGAAATCGAGGTGACGTTCGACATCAACGCGGAGGGCATCGTGTCCGTCTCCGCGAGGGACCGTGAGACGGGCCTGCGTCAGTCCATCACCGTCACCGCCTCCAGCGGCCTCACCGAGGAGGAGCTCAAGCGCATCATGGACGAGCAGCGCGGCTACCTGATGGCCGCGCGCATCTCCGAGGAGCTGAAGTCCAAGCGCGTGGAGCTGGACACCCTCGCGCGCGACGTCATGGACGCGCTGACCCGCGCGAGGCTCCTGCCCGGTGGCGGGGGCCTGGCTCCGGACGTGGTGCCTCGCGCCGAGCAGGTGCTGGAGCACGCGCGGCGCGTTCGCGCGGGGGAGGACACGGGAGCGCTGGGCCGCGCCTGTGAGCTGCTCGCCGGATGTCTTGCCAGCCTCAAGGGCGCCGCGCGAGGCGGCATGGGGAGCTAG
- a CDS encoding VOC family protein: MRHTLGSDSSIPALPCVELGATLEFYGRLGFKTTYQQRAPNPYAATNRQGAELHFFGVKGLDPASAYSVCLIIVSEVETLHAEFSEALRQGYGKVPLRGVPRITRMKKGQSRFTVVDPNGNSVMFIRKDEPEGYGDEDVDTEAEPASVLGKALKTARRLRDFKGDDAMAAKVLDGALKKPGGGTMLERARVILARAELAVVLSDAPRAREWLRELEGLELSASERASLREEHAAVRKFIEAET, from the coding sequence ATGCGGCACACTCTTGGAAGTGATTCCAGCATCCCCGCGCTCCCGTGTGTCGAGCTGGGGGCGACCCTCGAGTTCTACGGCCGGCTGGGCTTCAAGACGACGTATCAACAGCGCGCGCCCAATCCCTATGCGGCCACGAATCGCCAGGGCGCGGAGCTCCACTTCTTCGGTGTGAAGGGATTGGACCCGGCGTCCGCCTACAGCGTCTGTCTCATCATCGTGAGCGAGGTGGAGACGCTGCACGCGGAGTTCTCGGAAGCCTTGCGTCAGGGCTATGGGAAGGTCCCGCTGCGCGGCGTGCCTCGCATCACCCGGATGAAGAAGGGGCAGTCCCGCTTCACCGTCGTCGACCCGAATGGGAATTCCGTCATGTTCATCCGAAAGGATGAGCCGGAGGGGTATGGCGACGAGGACGTCGACACGGAGGCCGAGCCCGCCTCCGTGTTGGGCAAGGCCCTCAAGACGGCGCGCCGGCTGCGTGACTTCAAGGGCGACGACGCGATGGCCGCGAAGGTCCTCGACGGCGCGCTGAAGAAACCGGGGGGCGGGACGATGCTGGAGCGGGCGCGGGTCATCCTGGCCCGTGCGGAGCTGGCCGTGGTCCTGTCCGACGCGCCCCGTGCGCGTGAATGGCTTCGCGAGCTGGAGGGACTGGAGCTCTCGGCCTCGGAGCGCGCCTCGCTGCGGGAGGAGCACGCCGCGGTGCGGAAGTTCATCGAGGCCGAGACGTAG
- a CDS encoding FAS1-like dehydratase domain-containing protein: MAIDKRFIGREYGPFTYTIGAEKLREFTLAVGGAHPAAGTPGEPPAHVSPLLYDDQAAKAGPYGDLIAFPSFAVVFAIRPFASAVADPELDLNLLMLVHGEQELEFLDVMRPGDVMTTTGRISDVYEKAGKQFLIATTESRNQRGDLVVKGTWTAVVRG; the protein is encoded by the coding sequence ATGGCCATCGACAAGCGCTTCATCGGCCGGGAGTACGGCCCCTTCACGTACACCATTGGCGCGGAGAAGCTGCGCGAGTTCACCCTGGCCGTGGGCGGTGCACACCCCGCCGCCGGAACCCCGGGCGAGCCTCCCGCCCACGTCAGCCCCCTCCTCTACGACGACCAGGCCGCCAAGGCGGGCCCCTATGGGGACCTGATTGCCTTCCCCAGCTTCGCCGTCGTCTTCGCCATCCGCCCGTTCGCCAGCGCCGTCGCGGACCCGGAGCTCGACCTGAACCTGCTGATGCTCGTGCACGGTGAGCAGGAGCTGGAGTTCCTGGACGTCATGCGCCCTGGCGACGTGATGACGACCACGGGCCGCATCTCGGATGTCTACGAGAAGGCGGGCAAGCAGTTCCTCATCGCCACCACCGAGTCGCGCAACCAGCGCGGCGACCTCGTGGTGAAGGGCACCTGGACCGCCGTCGTCCGAGGGTAG
- a CDS encoding MaoC family dehydratase — MARSFQVGDTFTHVRECDVYRPIYYAGASGDFNPIHIDPEVGKVAGLDGVILQGLCTLGWAVEAVAVFVGDPGRIRKVRVRFSRPVRPEDTVTFEGRVTAIEAGRLTTEVTATNQRGEAVLKGAVVEASIG, encoded by the coding sequence ATGGCACGCTCCTTCCAGGTAGGCGATACCTTCACGCACGTCCGCGAGTGCGACGTGTACCGGCCCATCTACTACGCGGGCGCATCCGGCGACTTCAATCCCATCCACATCGACCCGGAGGTCGGCAAGGTGGCCGGCCTCGACGGCGTCATCCTCCAGGGGCTCTGCACGCTGGGCTGGGCGGTGGAAGCCGTCGCCGTCTTCGTGGGGGACCCGGGCCGCATCCGCAAGGTGAGGGTGCGCTTCTCGCGCCCCGTTCGCCCCGAGGACACCGTCACCTTCGAGGGCCGCGTCACCGCCATCGAAGCGGGCCGGCTCACCACCGAAGTCACCGCCACCAACCAGCGCGGCGAGGCCGTCCTCAAGGGCGCCGTCGTCGAAGCCTCCATCGGATAG
- a CDS encoding SDR family oxidoreductase — protein sequence MSETRKKAGAGTYFVTGYPGFIGKRLVEHIAREDPKGHIYALVQPKALKEAQKHAARLKGATVELLTGDVVDMHLGLSGEEYQRLCEQVTDIFHLAAVAQLGVPKDTAWRVNVDGTRNMLELARDCEHLARFNHFSTCYVSGDRLGVIAEDELDRGQGFRNPYEETKFQAERLVTRAGATLPVTIYRPSSVVGDSRTGEIDKFEGPYYLGILLVTSPLVVPLPLPGNGVAPLNVVPVDFVVEAVWRLSKDPRAVGRTFHLVDPNPMSARRVYELIAEKANKKLPRFNLSARAADVMLRLPLLEKLARPQRAAISYVNHLAIYNCHNTLELLDGTGVRCPPLSSYLDQLVAYVREQYRKRREGSEVEDPLDQGTATG from the coding sequence ATGAGCGAGACGCGCAAGAAGGCCGGCGCCGGGACGTACTTCGTCACGGGTTACCCAGGGTTCATCGGCAAGCGGCTGGTGGAGCACATCGCCCGGGAGGACCCGAAGGGTCACATCTACGCGCTGGTCCAGCCCAAGGCGCTCAAGGAGGCCCAGAAGCACGCGGCCCGCTTGAAGGGCGCCACCGTGGAGCTGCTCACCGGCGACGTGGTGGACATGCACCTGGGCCTGTCCGGCGAGGAGTACCAGCGGCTGTGCGAGCAGGTGACGGACATCTTCCACCTGGCCGCCGTGGCGCAGCTGGGCGTGCCCAAGGACACCGCGTGGCGCGTCAACGTGGACGGCACGCGCAACATGCTGGAGCTGGCGCGCGACTGTGAGCACCTGGCGCGCTTCAACCACTTCTCCACCTGCTACGTGTCCGGAGACCGGCTGGGCGTCATCGCCGAGGACGAGCTGGACCGGGGCCAGGGCTTCCGCAACCCCTACGAGGAGACGAAGTTCCAGGCGGAGCGGCTCGTCACCCGCGCCGGCGCCACCCTGCCCGTCACCATCTACCGGCCCTCCAGCGTCGTGGGCGACTCGCGCACGGGCGAAATCGACAAGTTCGAAGGGCCCTACTACCTGGGCATCCTGCTCGTCACCTCGCCGCTGGTGGTGCCGCTGCCGCTGCCCGGCAACGGCGTGGCGCCGCTCAACGTGGTGCCCGTGGACTTCGTGGTGGAGGCGGTGTGGCGGCTGTCGAAGGACCCGCGCGCCGTGGGCCGCACCTTCCACCTGGTGGACCCCAACCCCATGAGCGCGCGCCGCGTGTACGAGCTCATCGCGGAGAAGGCCAACAAGAAGCTGCCCCGCTTCAACCTGTCCGCACGCGCCGCCGACGTCATGCTGCGGCTGCCGCTGCTGGAGAAGCTGGCCCGCCCCCAGCGGGCCGCCATCAGCTACGTCAACCACCTGGCCATCTACAACTGCCACAACACCCTGGAGCTGCTGGACGGCACGGGGGTTCGCTGCCCTCCCCTGTCCTCCTACCTGGATCAGCTGGTGGCCTACGTGCGGGAGCAGTACCGCAAGCGCCGCGAGGGCTCCGAGGTGGAGGACCCGCTGGACCAGGGCACCGCGACGGGGTGA
- the coaE gene encoding dephospho-CoA kinase (Dephospho-CoA kinase (CoaE) performs the final step in coenzyme A biosynthesis.): MHVFGLTGGIASGKSTVTRMLRELGAEVIDADVLARQVVEPGTPGLASIAERFPGVIGPDGRLDRAKLAARVFGNEVERGALNAITHPRVREAFLEKLQLLQERGVARAVYDVPLLIEAGMHQWLEGVALVWVPREVQKARLMARDGLDEAAAEARLVSQLPLDDKRTHATWVIDNSGDLAATRAQVETVWRAMLARG, from the coding sequence GTGCACGTCTTCGGGCTGACGGGGGGAATCGCGTCCGGCAAGAGCACCGTCACGCGGATGCTCCGGGAGCTGGGCGCGGAGGTCATCGACGCGGACGTGCTGGCCCGGCAGGTGGTGGAGCCGGGCACGCCGGGGCTCGCCTCCATCGCGGAGCGCTTCCCGGGCGTGATCGGCCCCGACGGGCGGCTGGACCGGGCGAAGCTCGCGGCCCGCGTCTTCGGCAACGAGGTGGAGCGCGGCGCGCTCAACGCCATCACCCACCCGCGCGTGCGCGAGGCCTTCCTGGAGAAGCTCCAGCTCCTGCAGGAGCGGGGCGTGGCCCGCGCCGTCTACGACGTGCCGCTACTCATCGAGGCGGGGATGCACCAGTGGCTGGAAGGCGTCGCCCTGGTGTGGGTGCCTCGGGAGGTGCAGAAGGCGCGGCTGATGGCGCGCGACGGGTTGGACGAGGCGGCGGCCGAGGCCCGGCTGGTGTCCCAGCTCCCCCTGGATGACAAGCGGACACACGCGACGTGGGTCATCGACAACAGCGGGGACCTGGCGGCCACCCGCGCCCAGGTGGAAACAGTCTGGCGCGCCATGCTCGCGCGCGGCTGA
- a CDS encoding cytochrome c3 family protein, with the protein MRASGFRVLPVLLLALCGAAGAADFVGADSCKGCHPEAYEAWMQSKHARAVSSLSEQQQKDGRCLSCHSPDQVAQQQASVSCETCHGGGQYYSPEYVMKDPELARLVGLVDPSEKQCRSCHDASSPSLRPFDFKESLKAIDHWSAERARRAARTEASTPVTTPPTTTAKK; encoded by the coding sequence ATGCGCGCATCTGGCTTCAGGGTCCTGCCCGTCCTCCTGCTGGCCCTCTGTGGCGCGGCCGGAGCGGCGGATTTCGTCGGCGCCGACAGCTGCAAGGGCTGCCACCCGGAGGCCTACGAGGCGTGGATGCAGTCCAAGCACGCCCGCGCGGTGAGCTCCCTGTCCGAGCAGCAGCAGAAGGACGGCCGGTGCCTGTCGTGCCACTCGCCGGACCAGGTGGCGCAGCAGCAGGCCAGTGTGAGCTGTGAGACATGTCACGGAGGGGGGCAGTACTACTCGCCCGAGTACGTGATGAAGGACCCGGAGCTGGCGCGGCTGGTGGGGTTGGTGGACCCGTCGGAGAAGCAGTGCCGCTCCTGCCATGACGCTTCCTCGCCCTCCTTGCGGCCGTTCGACTTCAAGGAGTCGCTGAAGGCCATCGACCACTGGTCGGCGGAGCGCGCCCGTCGCGCGGCCCGCACCGAGGCGTCCACTCCCGTGACAACCCCTCCCACCACCACCGCGAAGAAATAA
- the yihA gene encoding ribosome biogenesis GTP-binding protein YihA/YsxC codes for MIKILDARFVITAVEPKGYPQGHTAEVAFVGRSNVGKSSMINTLTGRKKLVRVSNTPGRTRTLNFFDVDLERGSFRHQVRLCDLPGYGFARASKADKAQWEKMITTYLEKRHRLEVVVSIIDAEVGPTPDDLATLDYLQAHKRKVMVVATKIDRLTKAKTRPRLVELSKQLDLPMEAILPFSSTEPRGVDEVWNALLDTFGKASRVRPEGAED; via the coding sequence GTGATCAAGATTCTCGACGCACGCTTCGTCATCACCGCCGTGGAGCCCAAGGGCTATCCACAGGGACACACCGCCGAGGTGGCCTTCGTCGGCCGCTCCAACGTCGGCAAGTCCTCCATGATCAACACGCTCACCGGCCGCAAGAAGCTGGTGCGTGTGTCCAACACCCCGGGCCGCACCCGCACGCTCAACTTCTTCGACGTGGACCTGGAGCGAGGCTCCTTCCGTCACCAGGTCCGCCTGTGTGACCTGCCGGGCTATGGCTTCGCCCGCGCGAGCAAGGCGGACAAGGCCCAGTGGGAGAAGATGATCACCACCTACCTGGAGAAGCGTCATCGCCTGGAGGTGGTGGTGAGCATCATCGACGCGGAGGTGGGGCCCACGCCGGATGACCTCGCCACGCTCGACTATCTCCAGGCCCACAAGCGCAAGGTGATGGTGGTGGCCACGAAGATCGACCGCCTCACCAAGGCCAAGACGCGGCCCCGCCTGGTGGAGCTGTCGAAGCAGCTGGACCTGCCCATGGAGGCCATCCTGCCGTTCTCCTCGACGGAGCCGCGCGGCGTGGACGAGGTCTGGAACGCGCTGCTCGACACGTTCGGCAAGGCCAGCCGCGTCCGCCCCGAGGGCGCCGAGGACTGA
- a CDS encoding DUF6178 family protein yields the protein MSENGKGNGRDSQLALRELQQQLMRLSPKRRMDALLDGEDARAVVRALPPESLYLTIQEVGLADATELVQLASAAQFRAFVDLGAWTRDKLDAHQALTWLRAARGGFDDTQEFLRKLHALDLEVLELVLREFVVLHDREENPDVNPQGVTLETPEGRYLVEITAEGVEMSAVRALVNDLIAENPFEAVRLLEAVRWEIPGELEETAFQFRKGRLLDLGFPSLEEAVSLFSRVDVGAPRGRAASTALTSAQGHVDYLEAAFKGLTDVERQNAEDELTGVANAVLVAELADPGDLDAVRRVGEMTRDSLSLGLEHLTGGDPAQATEVLRDTPLRRVFQTGFSLTLQLKFRADRLAKAPGAVVDGVLMVLPEEAAAVEALRRKRPRRALRVEGAEPVPFRSLREIAASEAVLARAEAQVEVLRGVLGGTPEAARAAVARFGVPMEALGVERLFAAVVAMAVLEVRADARPVPLGRGAELGQRLFEGTPQAPRLLASASERALSGLEGAVAPDAREELRRMVGLTLAKLLSELGPSWLEDLQWSPVASEVLPMETSPVP from the coding sequence GTGTCCGAGAACGGCAAGGGTAACGGCAGGGATTCGCAGCTCGCCTTGCGCGAGCTGCAGCAGCAGTTGATGCGGTTGTCTCCGAAGCGGCGGATGGATGCGCTGCTGGACGGGGAGGACGCGCGGGCCGTCGTGCGCGCGCTGCCGCCAGAGAGCCTCTACCTCACCATCCAGGAGGTGGGTCTGGCGGATGCGACGGAGCTCGTGCAGCTCGCGTCTGCCGCGCAGTTCCGCGCCTTCGTGGACCTGGGGGCGTGGACGCGCGACAAGCTGGACGCGCATCAGGCACTCACGTGGCTGCGCGCCGCGCGCGGTGGCTTCGACGACACCCAGGAGTTCCTGCGCAAGCTCCACGCGCTGGACCTGGAGGTGCTGGAGCTGGTGCTGCGCGAGTTCGTCGTCCTCCATGACCGCGAGGAGAACCCGGACGTCAACCCGCAGGGCGTGACGCTGGAGACGCCCGAGGGCCGCTACCTCGTCGAAATCACCGCCGAGGGCGTGGAGATGTCCGCCGTGCGCGCGCTCGTCAACGACCTCATCGCGGAGAACCCCTTCGAGGCGGTGCGCCTGCTGGAGGCCGTGCGCTGGGAGATTCCGGGCGAGCTGGAGGAGACCGCGTTCCAGTTCCGCAAGGGCCGCCTGCTGGACCTGGGCTTCCCCTCGCTGGAGGAGGCGGTGTCGCTCTTCAGCCGCGTGGACGTGGGGGCCCCGCGCGGGCGCGCCGCGAGCACGGCGCTGACCTCGGCGCAGGGACACGTGGACTACCTCGAGGCCGCCTTCAAGGGGCTCACCGACGTGGAGCGGCAGAACGCCGAGGACGAGCTGACCGGCGTGGCCAACGCGGTGCTCGTGGCGGAGCTGGCGGACCCGGGGGACCTGGACGCCGTGCGCCGCGTGGGCGAGATGACGCGCGACTCCCTCTCGCTGGGTCTGGAGCACCTGACGGGCGGGGACCCCGCGCAAGCCACGGAGGTGCTGCGCGACACGCCGCTGCGGCGCGTGTTCCAGACGGGCTTCTCGCTGACGCTCCAGCTCAAGTTCCGCGCGGACCGGCTGGCCAAGGCGCCGGGCGCGGTGGTGGATGGCGTGCTGATGGTGCTGCCCGAGGAGGCCGCCGCGGTGGAGGCCCTGCGTCGCAAGCGCCCTCGCCGCGCGCTGCGGGTGGAGGGCGCGGAGCCGGTGCCGTTCCGCTCCCTGCGCGAGATTGCCGCCAGCGAGGCCGTGCTGGCCCGCGCGGAGGCCCAGGTGGAGGTCCTCCGCGGCGTGTTGGGCGGAACCCCGGAGGCGGCGCGCGCGGCGGTGGCTCGCTTCGGTGTGCCCATGGAGGCCTTGGGCGTGGAGCGCCTGTTCGCCGCGGTGGTGGCCATGGCGGTGCTGGAGGTCCGGGCGGATGCGCGGCCGGTGCCGCTGGGGCGCGGGGCGGAGCTGGGCCAGCGACTCTTCGAGGGCACCCCGCAGGCGCCTCGGCTGCTGGCCTCCGCGTCGGAGCGGGCCTTGTCGGGCCTGGAGGGCGCGGTGGCGCCTGACGCTCGGGAGGAGCTGCGGCGCATGGTCGGCTTGACGCTCGCGAAGCTGCTGTCGGAGCTGGGCCCGAGTTGGCTGGAGGACCTTCAGTGGAGCCCCGTCGCCTCCGAGGTCCTCCCCATGGAGACGAGCCCGGTGCCGTAG
- the exoJ gene encoding spore coat polysaccharide polymerase ExoJ, which translates to MVPGEQGQRRDVWAFYALTAFAAVMYAVPGEWIPAVAPLRLALVTSGLAAGLMVVRRLGRAEPLFLDGPRGWALIGFSALALMSVGWAVNPEVASYTGIELFKLTAIYLTVVNVITNQRRLAVVCGAMVLASMVTSIGVIDWYRVGEDLVEGFRARWVGVYADPNHMAMNMVLVVPLAVAFMARKGSPWAWRLACLVAAVLAVIAIVVSHSRGGFIGLSVAMGLWAIRERRRIQAIVVGSLFVVGLVVFAPDSFWQRNETVAAFHEDASAMGRVYAWQVASRMSLDRPLLGVGAGNFRFAWAEYAPPEARRAYVAHNIFLDVIGELGWVGMALFMVFMGGAAGGTFAASRSRDVGWLARALSASIAGYLTCDLFSGYILSAHCYVLFGLAAAAERIARAEPATEAEGAPDAGRTPAGPSGTWEGTGHAA; encoded by the coding sequence ATGGTGCCGGGAGAGCAGGGGCAGCGCCGTGACGTGTGGGCCTTCTACGCGCTGACCGCATTCGCGGCGGTGATGTACGCGGTGCCCGGAGAGTGGATTCCCGCGGTGGCGCCGCTGCGGCTGGCGCTGGTGACGTCGGGGCTGGCCGCGGGGCTGATGGTGGTGCGCAGGTTGGGTCGGGCGGAGCCGCTCTTCCTGGATGGTCCTCGCGGCTGGGCGCTCATCGGCTTCTCGGCCCTGGCGCTGATGTCCGTCGGCTGGGCGGTGAACCCGGAGGTCGCCAGCTACACGGGCATCGAGCTCTTCAAGCTGACGGCCATCTACCTCACCGTCGTCAACGTCATCACGAACCAGCGCAGGCTCGCCGTCGTCTGCGGGGCCATGGTGCTCGCGTCGATGGTGACGTCCATCGGCGTCATCGACTGGTATCGGGTGGGGGAGGACCTGGTGGAGGGCTTCCGCGCGCGCTGGGTGGGCGTGTACGCGGACCCGAACCACATGGCCATGAACATGGTGCTCGTGGTGCCCCTGGCGGTGGCCTTCATGGCACGCAAGGGCTCGCCGTGGGCCTGGCGGCTCGCGTGTCTGGTGGCGGCGGTGCTGGCGGTGATTGCCATTGTCGTGTCGCACTCGCGCGGCGGCTTCATCGGCTTGTCCGTGGCCATGGGCCTGTGGGCCATCCGCGAGCGGCGCCGCATCCAGGCGATTGTCGTGGGCTCGCTCTTCGTCGTGGGCCTGGTGGTGTTCGCGCCCGACAGCTTCTGGCAGCGCAACGAGACGGTGGCCGCGTTCCACGAGGATGCCTCGGCGATGGGGCGCGTCTACGCGTGGCAGGTGGCCAGCCGGATGAGCCTGGACCGGCCGCTGCTCGGCGTGGGCGCGGGGAACTTCCGCTTCGCGTGGGCGGAGTACGCGCCCCCCGAGGCCCGCCGCGCGTACGTCGCGCACAACATCTTCCTGGATGTGATTGGAGAGCTGGGCTGGGTGGGCATGGCCCTCTTCATGGTGTTCATGGGCGGCGCCGCTGGCGGCACCTTCGCCGCGTCGCGGAGCCGGGACGTGGGGTGGCTCGCGCGAGCGCTGTCTGCCTCCATCGCGGGCTACCTGACGTGTGACTTGTTCTCCGGCTACATCCTCTCCGCGCACTGCTACGTCCTCTTCGGGCTGGCCGCGGCGGCGGAGCGCATCGCTCGCGCGGAGCCGGCGACGGAGGCGGAAGGCGCGCCGGACGCGGGGCGCACCCCCGCCGGTCCGTCGGGGACGTGGGAGGGGACGGGTCATGCGGCGTGA